From Bacillus basilensis, a single genomic window includes:
- the purK gene encoding 5-(carboxyamino)imidazole ribonucleotide synthase: protein MTRIILPGKTIGIIGGGQLGRMMALAAKEMGYKIAVLDPTKHSPCAQVADIEIVASYDDLKAIQHLAEISDVVTYEFENIDYRCLQWLEKHAYLPQGSQLLSKTQNRFTEKNAIENAGLPVATYRLVQTQEQLTEAITELSYPSVLKTTTGGYDGKGQVVLRSEADVDKARKLANAAECILEKWVPFEKEVSVIVIRSVSGETKVFPVAENIHVNNILHESIVPARITEELSQKAIAYARVLADELELVGTLAVEMFATADGEIYINELAPRPHNSGHYTQDACETSQFGQHIRAICNLPLGETNLLKPVVMVNILGEHIEGVLRQVNRLTGCYLHLYGKEEAKAQRKMGHVNILNDNIEVALEKAKSLHIWDHQEQLLEGKR, encoded by the coding sequence ATGGCATTGGCAGCTAAGGAGATGGGATATAAAATTGCTGTTTTAGATCCTACAAAACATTCACCATGTGCACAAGTTGCTGATATTGAAATTGTTGCATCATATGACGATTTAAAAGCAATTCAGCATTTAGCAGAGATCAGTGATGTTGTCACATATGAATTTGAGAATATTGATTATAGATGTTTACAATGGCTTGAAAAACATGCTTACTTACCGCAAGGCAGTCAGTTGTTAAGTAAAACGCAAAATCGTTTTACCGAAAAGAATGCAATTGAAAACGCGGGACTACCAGTAGCAACGTATAGATTGGTCCAAACTCAAGAGCAGCTTACTGAAGCAATCACCGAGTTATCATATCCTTCCGTCTTAAAAACAACGACAGGTGGATATGACGGGAAAGGGCAAGTTGTTTTAAGAAGTGAAGCTGACGTTGATAAAGCACGAAAGCTTGCGAATGCAGCAGAATGTATTTTAGAGAAATGGGTGCCTTTTGAAAAAGAAGTATCAGTTATTGTAATTCGTAGTGTAAGTGGTGAAACGAAAGTATTTCCGGTAGCAGAAAATATTCATGTAAATAACATTTTGCATGAATCTATTGTTCCAGCTCGCATTACAGAAGAACTTTCTCAAAAAGCAATTGCTTATGCAAGGGTGCTCGCGGATGAACTAGAACTTGTGGGAACACTAGCGGTAGAGATGTTTGCTACAGCTGATGGTGAGATTTATATTAATGAATTAGCACCAAGACCTCACAATTCAGGACACTATACACAGGATGCATGTGAAACGAGTCAATTTGGTCAACATATTCGAGCGATCTGTAATTTACCTCTTGGAGAAACAAATTTGTTAAAACCAGTTGTCATGGTAAACATTTTAGGCGAACATATAGAAGGGGTCCTAAGACAAGTGAATAGATTAACCGGGTGCTATTTACACTTGTATGGAAAAGAAGAAGCAAAAGCGCAGCGGAAAATGGGGCATGTTAATATTTTAAATGATAATATTGAAGTCGCTCTAGAAAAAGCGAAGAGTTTGCATATTTGGGACCATCAAGAACAACTGTTGGAGGGAAAAAGATGA
- the purC gene encoding phosphoribosylaminoimidazolesuccinocarboxamide synthase: MQKLELLYEGKAKRIYRTESADMVWVEYKDSATAFNGEKKETITGKGRLNNEITTLLFRKLQEVGIKTHFVEKLSDTEQLVKKVSIIPLEVVTRNVIAGSLSKRLGMEEGTVLAEPIVEFYFKDDDLGDPLVTEDHIRVLNVASPEQVSVLRDMALQINQVLIDHFASCRVRLVDFKLEFGVTDEGEIILADEISPDTCRLWDETSNEKFDKDVFRRGLGNLTDAYEEILKRLGGISHV, translated from the coding sequence ATGCAAAAGCTAGAATTGCTGTATGAAGGTAAGGCAAAAAGAATTTATCGTACAGAATCAGCAGATATGGTTTGGGTAGAGTACAAAGATAGTGCGACTGCTTTCAATGGGGAGAAAAAAGAGACGATTACAGGAAAAGGTCGTTTGAACAATGAGATTACAACTTTATTGTTCAGAAAGTTACAAGAAGTAGGAATTAAAACACACTTTGTTGAGAAGTTATCTGATACAGAACAACTTGTTAAAAAAGTGAGTATTATTCCTTTAGAAGTTGTCACTAGAAATGTAATTGCAGGAAGTCTTTCAAAACGATTAGGAATGGAAGAGGGAACTGTACTTGCAGAACCAATCGTAGAATTTTACTTCAAAGATGATGATTTAGGAGATCCGCTTGTAACGGAAGATCATATTCGTGTATTAAACGTTGCATCGCCAGAGCAAGTAAGCGTATTACGAGATATGGCTCTACAAATCAATCAAGTGTTGATTGATCATTTCGCAAGCTGTCGTGTAAGGTTAGTAGATTTTAAATTAGAGTTTGGTGTAACCGATGAAGGAGAAATCATTTTAGCAGATGAAATTTCACCAGATACTTGCCGTTTATGGGATGAAACGAGCAATGAAAAGTTTGATAAAGACGTATTCCGTCGCGGTCTTGGAAATTTAACAGATGCTTATGAAGAGATTTTAAAACGTTTAGGGGGAATTTCACATGTATAA
- the purM gene encoding phosphoribosylformylglycinamidine cyclo-ligase codes for MANAYKQAGVDIEAGYEAVSRMKKHVQTTMRKEVLGGLGGFGGMFDLSKFALEEPVLVSGTDGVGTKLMLAFMADKHDTIGIDAVAMCVNDIVVQGAEPLFFLDYIACGKAEPSKIENIVKGISEGCRQAGCALIGGETAEMPGMYSTEEYDLAGFTVGIVDKKKIVTGEKIEAGHVLIGLASSGIHSNGYSLVRKVLLEDGELSLDRIYGRLELPLGEELLKPTKIYVKPILELLKKYEVYGMAHITGGGFIENIPRMLPEGIGAEIELGSWQIQPIFSLLQEVGKLEEKEMFNIFNMGIGMVVAVKEEEAKDIVRLLEEQGETARIIGRTVQGAGVTFNGGTEL; via the coding sequence ATGGCGAATGCATATAAGCAAGCGGGAGTAGATATTGAAGCTGGATATGAAGCGGTATCTCGCATGAAAAAACACGTACAAACAACTATGAGAAAAGAAGTACTAGGCGGTTTAGGCGGTTTTGGAGGTATGTTTGATCTATCAAAATTTGCATTAGAAGAACCTGTATTAGTATCTGGAACAGATGGTGTGGGAACGAAATTGATGCTCGCTTTTATGGCAGATAAACATGACACAATTGGTATTGATGCAGTAGCAATGTGTGTAAATGATATTGTTGTCCAAGGAGCAGAGCCGCTTTTCTTCCTTGATTATATTGCTTGTGGTAAAGCTGAACCTAGTAAAATTGAAAACATCGTCAAAGGTATATCAGAGGGCTGTCGCCAAGCAGGTTGTGCATTAATTGGTGGAGAAACAGCTGAAATGCCAGGAATGTATTCTACAGAAGAGTATGATTTAGCTGGCTTTACAGTTGGAATTGTTGATAAAAAGAAAATTGTAACAGGTGAAAAGATTGAAGCTGGTCACGTATTAATCGGCTTAGCATCTAGTGGAATTCATAGTAACGGTTATTCTTTAGTAAGAAAAGTATTGCTAGAAGATGGAGAACTATCTTTAGATCGTATTTACGGACGCTTAGAACTACCTCTCGGTGAAGAATTATTAAAACCAACGAAAATTTATGTCAAACCTATTTTAGAACTATTGAAGAAATATGAAGTATACGGTATGGCGCATATTACAGGTGGCGGATTCATTGAGAATATTCCACGTATGTTACCAGAAGGAATCGGTGCAGAAATTGAATTAGGATCTTGGCAAATTCAACCGATCTTCAGTTTACTTCAAGAAGTGGGAAAACTAGAAGAGAAAGAAATGTTCAATATTTTTAACATGGGTATTGGTATGGTAGTAGCAGTGAAGGAAGAAGAAGCAAAAGATATTGTTCGTCTTCTTGAAGAGCAAGGAGAAACAGCTCGTATTATTGGACGTACTGTACAAGGGGCTGGCGTTACCTTTAACGGGGGCACAGAACTATGA
- the purB gene encoding adenylosuccinate lyase, with translation MISRYTRPEMGAIWTEENKFKAWLEVEILACEAWAELGDIPKEDVKKIREHASFDIDRIYEIEKETRHDVVAFTRAVSETPALGEERKWVHYGLTSTDVVDTALSYILKQANEIILKDLENFVSILANKAKEHKYTIMMGRTHGVHAEPTTFGLKLGLWYEEMKRNVERFKQAADTVRVGKLSGAVGTYANIDPFVEKFVCENLGLEAAPISTQTLQRDRHAHYMSTLALIATSIEKMAVEIRGLQKSETREVEEAFAKGQKGSSAMPHKRNPIGSENMTGLARVIRGYMMTAYENVPLWHERDISHSSAERVILPDATIALNYMLNRFGNIVKNLTVYPENMKRNMTRTYGLIYSQRVMLTLIDKGMVREEAYDIVQPKAMEAWETQVQFKELVEADERITSKLTQEEINECFNYEHHMQHVDTIFERLGLNEA, from the coding sequence ATGATTAGTCGTTATACACGCCCAGAAATGGGTGCAATTTGGACGGAAGAGAACAAATTTAAAGCGTGGTTAGAGGTTGAGATTTTAGCTTGTGAAGCATGGGCTGAGCTTGGCGATATTCCAAAAGAAGATGTTAAAAAAATTCGTGAGCATGCATCATTTGATATTGATCGTATTTATGAAATTGAAAAAGAGACACGTCATGACGTAGTTGCATTTACTCGTGCTGTATCAGAAACACCAGCATTAGGTGAAGAACGTAAATGGGTTCATTACGGTTTAACATCTACAGACGTAGTAGATACAGCGTTATCTTACATCTTAAAACAAGCGAATGAAATCATATTAAAAGACTTAGAAAACTTTGTAAGCATTTTAGCTAACAAAGCGAAAGAGCATAAATACACGATCATGATGGGAAGAACACATGGTGTTCATGCAGAACCAACAACATTTGGTTTAAAACTTGGTCTTTGGTATGAAGAAATGAAACGTAACGTAGAGCGTTTCAAACAAGCTGCAGATACTGTTCGCGTTGGTAAACTATCTGGTGCGGTTGGTACATACGCGAATATTGATCCATTCGTAGAAAAATTTGTTTGCGAAAACTTAGGATTAGAAGCAGCGCCAATTTCAACACAAACATTGCAACGTGATCGCCATGCTCATTACATGTCAACACTTGCATTAATCGCAACATCTATCGAAAAGATGGCAGTTGAGATTCGTGGTTTACAAAAGAGTGAAACACGCGAAGTGGAAGAAGCTTTCGCAAAAGGTCAAAAAGGTTCTTCTGCAATGCCACATAAACGTAATCCAATTGGATCTGAAAATATGACTGGTTTAGCTCGTGTTATCCGCGGTTATATGATGACAGCTTATGAGAATGTTCCATTATGGCATGAGCGTGATATTTCGCACTCTTCGGCAGAACGCGTAATTTTACCAGATGCTACAATCGCGTTAAATTACATGTTAAATCGCTTTGGTAATATCGTTAAAAACTTAACTGTATACCCAGAGAATATGAAACGCAATATGACAAGAACATACGGCTTAATTTATTCTCAACGAGTAATGCTTACGTTAATCGACAAAGGCATGGTACGTGAAGAAGCTTACGATATCGTACAGCCTAAAGCGATGGAAGCTTGGGAAACACAAGTACAATTTAAAGAACTTGTAGAAGCTGATGAGCGTATCACAAGCAAATTAACACAAGAAGAAATTAATGAATGCTTCAACTATGAGCATCATATGCAACACGTTGATACAATCTTTGAACGCCTTGGATTAAACGAAGCGTAA
- the purQ gene encoding phosphoribosylformylglycinamidine synthase subunit PurQ yields the protein MKFAVIVFPGSNCDVDMFHAIKDELGEEVDYVWHDTENLDEYDAILLPGGFSYGDYLRCGAISRFANAMKAVQKAAEQGKPILGVCNGFQILVESGLLPGALMRNENLKFMCRTVQLRVENNETMFTSQYEKDEVINIPIAHGEGNYYCDEETLKRLEENNQIAFRYVENPNGSVSDIAGIVNEKGNVLGMMPHPERAVDELLGGAEGLKVFQSILKQWRETYVVNA from the coding sequence GTGAAATTTGCAGTAATAGTATTTCCAGGTTCGAACTGTGATGTCGATATGTTCCATGCAATTAAAGATGAGCTTGGCGAAGAAGTAGATTACGTTTGGCACGATACAGAAAATTTAGATGAATATGATGCAATTTTATTACCAGGTGGATTCTCTTACGGTGACTACTTACGCTGCGGTGCTATTTCTCGCTTTGCGAATGCAATGAAAGCAGTGCAAAAAGCTGCTGAGCAAGGAAAGCCGATTTTAGGCGTATGTAATGGATTCCAGATTCTTGTTGAATCAGGATTACTACCAGGGGCATTAATGAGAAACGAAAACTTAAAATTTATGTGCCGCACTGTTCAGTTGCGTGTTGAAAATAATGAAACGATGTTTACATCACAATATGAAAAAGATGAAGTAATCAATATTCCAATCGCACATGGTGAGGGGAATTACTATTGTGATGAAGAAACTCTTAAAAGATTAGAAGAGAATAATCAAATTGCATTCCGTTACGTAGAAAATCCGAACGGTAGCGTATCAGATATTGCTGGTATTGTAAACGAAAAAGGAAATGTACTTGGTATGATGCCACACCCAGAGCGTGCTGTAGATGAATTACTTGGCGGTGCTGAAGGGTTAAAAGTCTTTCAATCTATCTTAAAACAGTGGAGGGAAACATATGTCGTTAATGCTTGA
- the purF gene encoding amidophosphoribosyltransferase, with protein MLAEIKGLNEECGVFGIWGHENAAQVSYYGLHSLQHRGQEGAGIVVNNGEKIVGHKGLGLISEVFSRGELEGLNGKSAIGHVRYATAGGSEVANVQPLLFRFSDHSMALAHNGNLINAKMLRRELEAEGSIFQTSSDTEVLLHLIKRSTKDSLIESVKEALNKVKGAFAYLLLTGNEMIVALDPNGFRPLSIGKMGDAYVVASETCAFDVVGATYIRDVEPGELLIINDEGIHVDRFTNEVDHAICSMEYIYFARPDSNIAGINVHAARKNMGKRLAAEAPIEADVVTGVPDSSISAAIGYAEATGIPYELGLIKNRYVGRTFIQPSQELREQGVKMKLSAVRGVVEGKRVVMIDDSIVRGTTSKRIVRMLREAGATEVHVRIASPPLKYPCFYGIDIQTRKELIAANHTVEEIREIIGADSLTFLSEDGLVDAIGRPYEGKYGGLCMAYFNGDYPTALYDYEQELLESMK; from the coding sequence ATGCTTGCTGAAATAAAGGGGTTAAATGAAGAATGTGGCGTCTTTGGAATTTGGGGGCATGAAAATGCGGCACAAGTTTCATACTACGGATTGCACAGTTTACAGCACCGTGGGCAAGAAGGCGCAGGCATTGTCGTAAATAATGGGGAAAAAATCGTCGGTCACAAGGGGTTAGGTTTAATATCGGAAGTGTTTTCAAGAGGTGAGCTAGAAGGATTGAACGGAAAATCAGCAATCGGACACGTACGATACGCGACGGCTGGTGGAAGTGAAGTAGCTAACGTTCAACCATTATTATTCCGTTTTTCTGATCATAGTATGGCATTAGCTCATAACGGAAATTTAATTAATGCAAAAATGCTTCGCCGCGAATTAGAGGCAGAGGGAAGTATTTTTCAAACGAGTTCAGATACAGAAGTACTTTTACATCTTATTAAGCGTAGTACGAAAGATTCTTTAATTGAAAGTGTAAAAGAGGCACTAAATAAAGTGAAAGGTGCGTTTGCATACCTTTTACTAACTGGAAATGAAATGATTGTTGCGCTAGATCCAAATGGGTTCCGTCCTCTTTCAATTGGAAAGATGGGTGATGCTTACGTTGTAGCATCAGAAACATGTGCTTTCGATGTAGTAGGTGCAACATACATTCGTGATGTAGAACCGGGTGAATTACTTATCATCAATGATGAAGGAATTCACGTAGATCGTTTTACAAATGAAGTAGATCATGCAATTTGTAGTATGGAGTACATTTACTTTGCACGTCCGGATTCTAATATTGCAGGTATTAACGTCCATGCAGCACGTAAAAACATGGGGAAACGTTTGGCGGCAGAAGCTCCTATTGAAGCTGATGTTGTTACTGGTGTGCCAGACTCTAGTATTTCAGCAGCAATTGGTTATGCGGAGGCGACAGGTATTCCGTATGAGTTAGGACTAATTAAAAATCGTTACGTTGGACGTACGTTTATTCAACCTTCTCAAGAACTGCGAGAGCAAGGGGTTAAGATGAAACTTTCAGCAGTAAGAGGTGTAGTTGAAGGAAAACGAGTTGTTATGATTGACGATTCTATCGTAAGAGGAACAACAAGTAAACGAATTGTTCGTATGCTTCGCGAGGCTGGAGCGACAGAAGTCCACGTAAGAATTGCGTCACCACCTCTGAAATATCCATGCTTCTATGGCATTGATATTCAAACGAGAAAAGAATTAATTGCAGCAAATCATACAGTAGAAGAAATTCGTGAAATAATCGGTGCAGATTCATTAACATTTTTAAGCGAAGATGGATTAGTAGATGCAATTGGACGTCCATATGAAGGGAAATATGGCGGTCTATGTATGGCTTACTTCAATGGAGACTATCCAACAGCACTTTATGATTATGAGCAAGAGCTTTTAGAAAGTATGAAATAA
- the purS gene encoding phosphoribosylformylglycinamidine synthase subunit PurS: MYKVKVYVTLRESVLDPQGTAVKGALHSLSFTEVQDVRIGKYMELTIDKSVSDLDTKVKEMCEKLLANVVMEDFRYEVEEVVAQ; encoded by the coding sequence ATGTATAAAGTTAAGGTATATGTAACATTAAGAGAAAGCGTATTAGATCCACAAGGAACAGCGGTAAAAGGCGCACTTCATAGTCTTTCATTTACAGAAGTACAAGACGTTCGAATCGGAAAGTACATGGAACTAACAATTGATAAATCAGTATCTGATCTTGATACAAAGGTAAAGGAAATGTGTGAAAAACTATTAGCAAACGTTGTAATGGAAGACTTCCGTTATGAAGTTGAGGAGGTTGTCGCACAGTGA
- the purL gene encoding phosphoribosylformylglycinamidine synthase II, translating to MSLMLEPNPTQIKEERIYAEMGLTDEEFAMVEKILGRLPNYTETGLFSVMWSEHCSYKNSKPVLRKFPTTGERVLQGPGEGAGIVDIGDNQAVVFKMESHNHPSAIEPYQGAATGVGGIIRDVFSMGARPVALLNSLRFGELQSPRVKYLFEEVVAGIAGYGNCIGIPTVGGEVQFDPCYEGNPLVNAMCVGLINHEDIKKGQAHGAGNTVMYVGASTGRDGIHGATFASEELSESSEAKRPAVQVGDPFMEKLLIEACLELIQSDALVGIQDMGAAGLTSSSAEMASKAGMGIEMYLDDVPQRETGMTPYEMMLSESQERMLIVVKKGREQEIVDLFEKYGLAAVTMGKVTEDKMLRLFHKGEKVAEVPADALAEEAPIYYKPSKEAAYFAEFQAMKMETPKVEDYKETLFALLQQPTIASKEWVYDQYDYQVRTSTVVTPGSDAAVVRVRGTEKGLAMTTDCNSRYIYLDPEMGGKIAVAEAARNIVCSGGEPLAITDCLNFGNPEKPEIFWQIEKSVDGMSEACRTLQTPVIGGNVSMYNERSGEAVYPTPTVGMVGLVHDLKHVTTQEFKQAGDLVYVIGETKAEFGGSELQKMIHGKIFGQSPSIDLDVELKRQKQVLEAIQAGLIQSAHDVAEGGLAVAISESAIGANGLGATVKLVGEATAALFAESQSRFVLTVKRENKEAFEKAVEAIQVGEVTNTNEVTIHNEENEVLLTANVDEMRKAWKGAIPCLLK from the coding sequence ATGTCGTTAATGCTTGAACCAAATCCAACACAAATTAAAGAAGAGCGCATATATGCGGAAATGGGGCTAACAGACGAAGAGTTTGCCATGGTTGAAAAGATTTTAGGCCGTCTGCCAAATTATACAGAAACAGGATTATTCTCTGTTATGTGGTCTGAACATTGTAGTTATAAAAATTCAAAACCAGTGCTTCGAAAATTCCCAACAACAGGTGAGCGTGTTCTGCAAGGGCCTGGGGAAGGTGCTGGAATTGTAGACATCGGTGATAATCAAGCGGTTGTATTTAAAATGGAAAGCCATAACCATCCTTCAGCTATTGAACCATATCAAGGAGCAGCAACAGGCGTGGGTGGTATTATCCGTGACGTATTCTCTATGGGAGCGCGTCCAGTAGCTCTATTAAACTCACTTCGATTTGGGGAATTACAATCACCACGTGTGAAATATTTATTCGAAGAAGTAGTAGCAGGGATTGCAGGATACGGTAACTGTATCGGTATTCCGACTGTTGGCGGCGAAGTACAATTTGATCCATGTTATGAAGGAAATCCACTTGTAAATGCAATGTGTGTAGGCTTAATTAACCACGAAGACATTAAAAAAGGGCAGGCACACGGAGCTGGAAATACGGTAATGTACGTAGGAGCATCTACTGGTCGTGACGGTATTCACGGTGCAACATTTGCATCTGAAGAACTATCTGAAAGCTCGGAAGCGAAGCGTCCAGCAGTTCAAGTAGGGGATCCATTTATGGAGAAACTTCTTATTGAAGCTTGCTTAGAACTTATTCAGTCGGACGCACTTGTTGGAATTCAAGATATGGGAGCTGCTGGTTTAACTTCATCTTCTGCAGAAATGGCGAGTAAAGCAGGTATGGGTATTGAAATGTACTTAGATGATGTACCACAGCGTGAAACAGGAATGACTCCATATGAAATGATGCTATCTGAATCACAAGAGCGTATGCTAATCGTTGTGAAAAAAGGTAGAGAACAAGAAATAGTAGATTTATTTGAGAAGTATGGCCTTGCAGCAGTTACGATGGGGAAAGTAACAGAAGATAAAATGCTTCGTTTATTCCATAAAGGTGAAAAGGTAGCGGAAGTGCCAGCAGATGCTTTAGCAGAAGAAGCACCAATTTATTATAAGCCATCAAAAGAAGCGGCATACTTTGCTGAATTCCAAGCAATGAAAATGGAAACGCCAAAAGTAGAAGATTATAAAGAAACGTTATTTGCTTTATTACAGCAACCAACCATTGCAAGTAAAGAGTGGGTTTATGATCAATATGATTATCAAGTACGCACAAGCACAGTTGTTACACCAGGTTCAGATGCAGCAGTTGTACGTGTACGCGGTACAGAAAAAGGATTAGCGATGACGACAGATTGTAACTCTCGCTATATTTACTTAGATCCAGAAATGGGCGGTAAAATTGCAGTAGCAGAGGCAGCTCGTAATATCGTATGTTCTGGCGGAGAGCCACTTGCAATTACAGATTGCTTAAACTTTGGTAACCCAGAAAAACCAGAGATCTTCTGGCAAATTGAGAAATCAGTAGATGGTATGAGTGAAGCTTGTCGTACATTACAAACGCCAGTTATCGGCGGAAACGTATCGATGTATAACGAGCGTAGTGGGGAAGCGGTATATCCAACACCGACTGTTGGGATGGTCGGTCTTGTACATGACTTAAAACACGTAACAACACAAGAGTTTAAGCAAGCTGGTGATTTAGTTTATGTAATCGGTGAGACGAAAGCTGAGTTTGGTGGAAGTGAATTACAGAAAATGATTCACGGCAAAATTTTCGGTCAATCACCAAGCATCGATTTAGATGTAGAATTAAAACGCCAAAAACAAGTATTAGAAGCAATTCAAGCTGGCCTTATTCAATCAGCACATGATGTTGCTGAAGGTGGTTTAGCAGTTGCAATTTCTGAAAGTGCAATTGGTGCTAACGGCTTAGGTGCTACTGTGAAATTAGTTGGAGAAGCAACAGCTGCATTATTTGCTGAATCACAATCTCGCTTCGTTTTAACTGTAAAACGTGAAAATAAAGAAGCATTCGAGAAAGCGGTAGAAGCAATTCAAGTTGGAGAAGTGACAAATACAAATGAAGTAACAATTCATAATGAAGAGAATGAAGTATTGCTTACAGCAAATGTAGATGAAATGAGAAAGGCTTGGAAAGGGGCAATCCCATGCTTGCTGAAATAA
- the purN gene encoding phosphoribosylglycinamide formyltransferase: protein MSRLAVFASGSGSNFQSLVNAVEEKRLDAEISLLVCDKPEARAVGRAHYHHIPCFAFSAKAYESKEVFETEILKKLEEYKIDYVILAGYMRLIGPTLLEAYGGKIINIHPSLLPSFPGKDAVGQALEAGVKITGVTIHYVDAGMDTGPIIAQEAVVVSEGDTRESLQKKIQQVEHKLYVNTVNQIVQSVKEPTVN, encoded by the coding sequence ATGAGTAGATTAGCAGTTTTTGCTTCTGGAAGCGGATCTAACTTTCAATCTCTCGTTAATGCAGTAGAAGAGAAAAGATTGGATGCAGAAATTAGTTTATTAGTATGTGATAAACCAGAAGCACGCGCTGTTGGTCGGGCGCATTATCATCATATTCCATGCTTCGCCTTTTCAGCGAAAGCATATGAGTCAAAAGAAGTGTTTGAAACAGAGATATTAAAGAAGCTAGAAGAATATAAAATTGATTATGTTATTTTAGCTGGATATATGCGTTTAATTGGGCCAACGTTACTAGAAGCATACGGCGGGAAGATTATTAATATTCATCCATCACTACTACCGAGTTTTCCAGGTAAAGATGCTGTTGGTCAAGCGTTAGAAGCAGGTGTGAAAATAACTGGAGTAACGATTCATTATGTAGATGCAGGTATGGATACAGGACCAATTATTGCGCAAGAAGCAGTAGTTGTTTCTGAAGGGGATACGAGAGAAAGCTTACAAAAGAAAATTCAACAAGTTGAACATAAATTATACGTAAATACAGTGAATCAAATTGTTCAATCTGTGAAAGAACCAACTGTTAACTAA